One window from the genome of Pseudomonas fluorescens encodes:
- a CDS encoding FAD-dependent monooxygenase: MTAPKKAIVAGAGIGGLTAAIALQRAGWQVKVFEAAQTLRTGGTGLSVMANAMAALHSIDAHVPVEQAGQVIRDFFFKKHQGDAITRMPIHEIGEQLGHPSVNIQRPLLLRALAQQLAPDTLTTGLRCTGYDPRPDGVVVRFEDGSLQEADLLIGADGLNSVIRQQMLGETPTRPSGYVAWLAVVPFSHPVMTEGYVAHYWGRGKRFGLCDVGDGQAYWWGTCNHENAADAALNISKQEVLAAYADWAPEVVAAIEATPESVILKMHARDRHPVEQFCDGHVVLLGDAAHPMLPSLGQGAAQAIEDAVVLADRLTQTPDLRTALLHYQAHRHPRANGIVNAARFMSGIEQSESSLACWLREWYMRLTPQSSLRKKNIDLLSFKPCA; this comes from the coding sequence ATGACAGCACCCAAAAAAGCCATTGTCGCCGGCGCCGGGATCGGCGGGCTGACCGCCGCCATCGCGCTGCAGCGCGCGGGCTGGCAGGTCAAGGTCTTCGAAGCGGCCCAGACACTGCGCACCGGTGGCACCGGCTTGTCCGTCATGGCCAATGCCATGGCGGCGTTGCACTCGATTGACGCCCATGTTCCGGTGGAACAGGCCGGCCAGGTGATCCGCGACTTCTTCTTCAAGAAACACCAGGGCGATGCCATCACCCGCATGCCGATCCACGAGATCGGCGAACAGTTGGGTCATCCCAGTGTGAATATCCAGCGCCCGCTGTTGCTGCGCGCGTTGGCGCAGCAGCTCGCCCCCGACACCTTGACGACCGGGCTGCGCTGCACGGGGTATGACCCTCGCCCCGATGGTGTGGTGGTGCGGTTCGAAGACGGCAGCCTCCAGGAAGCGGATCTGTTGATTGGCGCCGATGGACTGAACTCGGTGATTCGCCAGCAGATGCTCGGCGAAACCCCAACCCGCCCATCGGGTTATGTCGCCTGGCTGGCGGTAGTGCCCTTCAGCCATCCGGTCATGACCGAAGGCTACGTGGCGCATTACTGGGGACGCGGCAAGCGCTTCGGGCTCTGCGATGTCGGGGACGGCCAGGCGTATTGGTGGGGCACCTGCAATCACGAAAACGCGGCGGATGCCGCCTTGAACATCAGCAAGCAGGAAGTGCTCGCAGCCTACGCCGACTGGGCGCCGGAAGTCGTGGCCGCCATCGAGGCCACCCCTGAGAGCGTCATACTGAAAATGCATGCCCGGGACCGCCATCCCGTCGAGCAATTCTGCGATGGACACGTGGTGCTCTTGGGCGATGCGGCTCATCCCATGCTGCCCAGCCTGGGCCAAGGTGCCGCACAGGCGATCGAGGATGCCGTGGTACTGGCCGATCGACTGACGCAAACGCCGGACCTGCGCACCGCGCTACTGCACTACCAGGCCCATCGTCACCCGCGGGCCAACGGGATCGTCAATGCCGCGCGCTTCATGAGCGGTATCGAGCAAAGCGAATCGAGCCTCGCCTGCTGGCTGCGAGAATGGTATATGCGCCTGACGCCACAGAGCAGCTTGCGGAAAAAGAACATCGACCTCCTCTCGTTCAAGCCCTGCGCATGA
- a CDS encoding helix-turn-helix transcriptional regulator: MNRHACIEGAEKSHLYVELGKLISSVGHESFLTNVHQMIETTVPVSRLELSEWTADDTQSNVLDVQLLGYAGAEKNVHMQSPCPTTAIQRNDHPLVKRVLEVDDALLIHLNARMKDERGNDCLGTSHQCILISRKANRRCVISLQRPQVQRDFSLQELSFLKYLSETLLPLAERHAHLNRQSFKASGSATGHPLDAAEQTQLQRDFNDRLSPCDVTLSVREKEVCLGLLAGGTVPEIAEKLQVKNSSIETYLKRAAAKLGVSGRHGLAKWMIGS, from the coding sequence ATGAATCGACATGCGTGTATTGAGGGTGCAGAAAAATCGCACCTCTACGTAGAGCTAGGAAAGCTGATTTCAAGTGTCGGACACGAGAGTTTCTTGACCAACGTGCACCAGATGATCGAAACAACGGTGCCTGTCAGTCGACTCGAATTGAGTGAATGGACAGCCGACGACACCCAGTCGAACGTCCTCGATGTACAGCTGTTGGGGTATGCGGGTGCGGAAAAAAACGTGCACATGCAGTCCCCCTGCCCCACCACGGCGATACAGCGCAACGATCACCCCTTGGTGAAAAGAGTGCTGGAAGTGGATGACGCCCTGCTGATCCATCTGAACGCACGAATGAAAGATGAAAGAGGCAATGACTGCCTCGGCACTTCCCACCAGTGCATTCTGATTTCACGCAAGGCCAACCGCCGCTGTGTGATCTCATTGCAACGCCCTCAGGTACAGCGCGACTTTTCCCTTCAGGAACTGTCCTTTCTGAAATACCTTTCCGAAACGCTGTTGCCCCTGGCCGAGCGTCATGCGCACCTCAATCGCCAATCTTTCAAAGCCTCTGGCAGCGCTACGGGCCATCCACTCGATGCCGCCGAACAGACCCAGTTGCAACGGGATTTCAATGATCGATTGAGCCCCTGCGACGTCACCCTTTCCGTGCGGGAAAAAGAAGTCTGCCTGGGCCTGCTGGCCGGGGGTACCGTGCCGGAGATTGCGGAAAAGCTACAGGTCAAGAACAGCTCCATCGAAACCTACCTCAAGCGTGCCGCCGCCAAGCTGGGCGTGAGTGGGCGGCATGGGCTGGCGAAATGGATGATCGGATCATGA
- the adeC gene encoding AdeC/AdeK/OprM family multidrug efflux complex outer membrane factor, with amino-acid sequence MHKLLSPLAAAAFMLGGCSLIPDYQRPDAPVAGQYPQTSAYAPALSGPLAAEQGWRDLFQDPVLAQLIESALANNRDLRVAALNVEAYQAQYRIQRADLFPAISANGTGSRQRLPASLTGTGNAAISSSYSATLGISAYELDLFGRIRSLSDQASLIYLSSEEARRSSQLSLVASVASAYLTWRADQELLALTQDTLQSYEQSLRLTERSNQVGTASALNLSQSRTSVESARASLAKFQRQVAQDLNNLTLLVGTSVADDLPGRPLASDLLSEVPAGLPSDLLQRRPDILEAEYLLQSANANIGAARAAFFPSISLTANAGSSSTELSGLFKGGSGSWTFQPQINLPIFNAGSLRASLNYSKIQKDIRVSQYEKAIQTAFQEVSDGLAARKTYKDQLIAQRDLVQANQDYYRLAERRYRIGVDSSLTFLDAQRSLFNAQQTLIVDRLSQLLAEVNLYKALGGGWVERTSNVTVR; translated from the coding sequence ATGCATAAACTCTTGAGCCCCCTGGCGGCCGCGGCATTCATGCTGGGCGGTTGTTCGCTGATCCCGGACTACCAACGGCCCGACGCTCCGGTCGCCGGGCAGTATCCGCAAACCTCGGCCTATGCCCCGGCCTTGTCGGGGCCCCTGGCGGCCGAACAGGGTTGGCGTGATCTGTTCCAGGATCCGGTGCTGGCGCAACTGATCGAAAGCGCGCTGGCCAACAACCGCGACTTGCGGGTAGCGGCGTTGAACGTCGAGGCTTACCAGGCGCAGTACCGGATCCAGCGGGCTGACCTCTTCCCGGCGATCAGCGCCAACGGCACCGGTTCGCGCCAGCGCCTGCCGGCCAGCCTCACCGGAACCGGTAACGCCGCGATCAGCAGTTCGTATTCGGCAACCCTGGGGATCAGCGCTTATGAACTGGACCTGTTCGGGCGTATACGCAGCCTCAGCGACCAGGCGTCGCTGATCTATCTGTCCAGCGAAGAGGCCCGCCGCAGCAGCCAATTGAGCCTGGTGGCCAGCGTGGCCAGTGCCTACCTGACCTGGCGTGCCGACCAGGAACTGCTGGCGCTGACCCAGGACACGCTCCAGTCCTATGAGCAAAGCCTGCGCCTGACCGAACGCAGTAACCAGGTCGGCACCGCCTCGGCCTTGAACCTGAGCCAATCGCGAACCTCGGTGGAAAGCGCCAGGGCCAGCCTGGCGAAGTTCCAGCGCCAGGTCGCCCAGGATCTCAACAACCTCACGTTGCTGGTGGGCACGTCGGTCGCCGATGACCTGCCCGGCCGTCCACTGGCATCGGACCTGCTCAGCGAAGTACCGGCGGGCCTGCCTTCGGACTTGCTGCAACGCCGGCCGGACATCCTGGAGGCCGAGTACCTGCTGCAATCGGCCAACGCCAACATCGGCGCGGCCCGTGCCGCCTTTTTCCCGAGCATCAGCCTGACCGCCAACGCGGGCAGTTCCAGTACGGAACTGTCCGGGCTGTTCAAGGGCGGGTCGGGCAGCTGGACATTTCAACCGCAGATCAACCTGCCGATTTTCAACGCGGGCAGCCTTCGGGCGAGCCTGAACTACTCGAAAATCCAGAAAGACATCCGCGTGTCGCAATACGAGAAAGCCATCCAGACCGCCTTCCAGGAAGTGTCCGATGGCCTGGCGGCACGCAAGACCTATAAAGACCAATTGATCGCCCAGCGCGATCTGGTGCAAGCCAACCAGGATTACTACCGCCTGGCGGAGCGACGTTATCGCATCGGCGTGGATAGCAGCCTGACCTTCCTCGATGCCCAACGCTCGCTGTTCAACGCCCAGCAAACCCTGATCGTCGACCGGCTGTCGCAGCTGCTCGCCGAAGTCAATCTGTACAAGGCCCTGGGCGGGGGTTGGGTAGAACGCACAAGCAACGTGACTGTGAGGTGA
- the hemN gene encoding oxygen-independent coproporphyrinogen III oxidase — protein sequence MTTASGFNRALVEKYDRPGPRYTSYPTAPQFHQAFAMDEYRQAAKRSHEAAQPKSLSVYIHIPFCQSLCYYCACHKIITRKTHRAAEYLTYLKREIALQAALFDRSRKLTQLHLGGGTPTYLTHGQLADLMDCLHQSFDMDDSDAHEFSIEVDPRTIDAQQIQGLRQLGFNRLSFGVQDFDAQVQIAVNRVQSEAQVVALVEAARRARFKSVSVDLIYGLPLQTIASFDTTLSKIIALRPDRIAAYSYAHLPQRVRAQRMIRPEDMPPPERKLQLLELTINRLTEAGYVYIGMDHFALPDDELVRARAQGTLQRNFQGYSTHADCDLIGLGVSSIGKVGDSYNQNVKELSQYYAWLDQGLLPVQRGYRLSDDDRLRREVISELMCHGRIDFDRIDNAFGIRFGEYFADALERLQELVRDGLLDIRDDELVLLPQGQLMMRNVAMAFDAYLEADQTVQYSRTV from the coding sequence ATGACGACTGCCTCCGGTTTCAATCGTGCCCTGGTGGAGAAATACGACCGCCCGGGCCCGCGCTACACCTCCTATCCGACGGCCCCGCAGTTCCACCAGGCCTTTGCCATGGACGAGTACCGCCAGGCCGCCAAGCGCAGTCACGAGGCTGCGCAGCCCAAGTCGTTGTCGGTGTACATCCATATCCCGTTCTGCCAGAGCCTTTGCTATTACTGCGCGTGCCACAAGATTATCACCCGCAAGACCCATCGCGCCGCCGAATACCTGACCTACCTCAAGCGCGAAATAGCCCTGCAAGCGGCCTTGTTCGACCGCTCGCGCAAACTGACCCAGTTGCATTTGGGCGGGGGCACGCCGACTTACCTGACCCATGGGCAACTGGCCGATCTGATGGACTGTCTGCACCAGTCGTTCGACATGGATGACAGCGATGCCCATGAGTTTTCCATCGAGGTCGATCCGCGGACCATCGATGCGCAACAGATCCAAGGCCTGCGCCAACTGGGATTCAATCGCCTGAGCTTTGGCGTCCAGGATTTCGATGCCCAGGTGCAGATTGCCGTCAACCGGGTGCAAAGCGAGGCCCAGGTCGTCGCGCTGGTGGAGGCCGCGCGCCGGGCGCGCTTCAAATCCGTCAGCGTCGATCTGATCTATGGCCTGCCGTTGCAGACCATCGCCAGTTTCGATACCACTTTGAGCAAGATCATCGCCCTGCGTCCGGACCGGATCGCGGCCTACAGCTACGCCCACCTGCCGCAACGGGTACGGGCGCAGCGGATGATTCGCCCCGAAGACATGCCGCCGCCCGAGCGCAAGCTGCAATTGCTGGAACTGACCATCAATCGCCTGACCGAAGCCGGCTACGTCTACATCGGCATGGACCATTTCGCTTTGCCGGATGACGAACTGGTGCGCGCCCGCGCCCAGGGCACCTTGCAGCGCAATTTCCAAGGCTATTCCACCCACGCCGATTGCGACCTGATTGGCCTGGGGGTGTCGTCGATCGGCAAGGTGGGTGACAGCTACAACCAGAACGTCAAGGAGCTTTCCCAGTATTACGCCTGGCTGGATCAAGGCCTGCTACCGGTGCAGCGCGGCTATCGGCTGAGCGACGATGACCGCCTGCGGCGTGAGGTCATCAGCGAGCTGATGTGCCATGGGCGCATCGACTTCGACCGGATAGACAACGCCTTCGGCATTCGATTTGGCGAATACTTCGCCGATGCCCTGGAACGACTCCAGGAGCTGGTGCGCGACGGGTTGCTGGACATTCGCGACGATGAGTTGGTGCTGTTGCCCCAGGGCCAATTGATGATGCGCAACGTGGCCATGGCGTTCGACGCATACCTGGAGGCCGACCAGACAGTCCAGTATTCGCGTACGGTCTGA
- a CDS encoding coproporphyrinogen III oxidase has product MFDPFHTLVERPSGRVPRVADFDCPVGTRRFHTGIGSLDLLRGLRTSRQKRRPLSVAVHLPSRLRLASCSPLASDCRCGEIEGYLQRLAYEMGLVGCHLGAGRRVEQFCLTGGTPVIAHLQKLMSDLRKRFDFSEYDGADHSIEVDLHHTDWSTMGLIRDQGFTHVSIGVPDIGVDSALSVDCYQNPAPIHSLIDAARTFGFRSINIDLGYGHAWQTPNSFALKLATLIELEPDRLHVFDYARAPYRYRSKNAGVAGAFCSTADKDAMRRICCEQLIGAGYHYIGLGQFVRADDDLAVAQEHGRLHRNCQGFTRHGCCDHVGFGLSAITQIEHLYVQNTDDLLRYCQQLDAGQLPVCRGWRCEAQDQVSASVTEQLSCDLELDIPAIEARFGLVFREHFASVWPLLEALHDQGLIELTSRFIGILPAGRLNVDAICNLFDPAPDEASPHAFEKLNPS; this is encoded by the coding sequence ATGTTCGACCCGTTCCATACCCTCGTTGAGCGCCCCTCGGGACGTGTCCCACGGGTGGCTGATTTCGATTGCCCAGTCGGTACACGAAGATTCCACACCGGCATCGGGTCCCTCGACCTGCTTCGGGGGTTGCGCACCAGCCGCCAGAAACGACGGCCCCTATCCGTGGCGGTGCACCTGCCGTCGCGTTTGCGGCTGGCGTCGTGTTCGCCCCTTGCCAGTGACTGCCGATGCGGCGAGATCGAGGGCTATCTGCAGCGCCTGGCGTATGAAATGGGTTTGGTCGGTTGCCACCTGGGGGCAGGGCGGCGCGTCGAGCAGTTTTGCCTGACCGGTGGCACACCGGTGATCGCTCATTTGCAGAAACTGATGAGCGATCTGCGCAAGCGCTTCGACTTCAGCGAGTACGACGGTGCCGATCACAGCATCGAAGTGGACCTGCATCACACCGACTGGTCGACCATGGGCCTGATCCGTGACCAGGGTTTCACCCATGTCAGCATCGGCGTGCCCGACATTGGCGTCGACAGCGCGCTGTCGGTCGATTGCTACCAGAACCCGGCGCCGATCCATTCGCTGATCGATGCGGCGCGCACGTTTGGTTTTCGCTCCATCAACATTGACTTGGGCTACGGCCACGCCTGGCAGACACCCAACAGTTTCGCCCTGAAACTGGCGACGCTGATCGAACTGGAACCGGACCGGCTGCACGTTTTCGACTATGCCCGCGCGCCTTATCGTTATCGCTCGAAGAACGCCGGAGTGGCTGGCGCCTTTTGCAGCACGGCCGACAAGGACGCCATGCGGCGCATCTGTTGCGAACAGTTGATCGGTGCCGGTTATCACTACATCGGCCTGGGCCAGTTCGTCAGGGCCGACGATGACCTGGCGGTAGCCCAGGAGCACGGACGCCTGCATCGCAATTGCCAGGGTTTTACCCGTCACGGTTGCTGTGACCACGTGGGTTTCGGTTTGTCGGCCATCACTCAGATCGAGCACCTGTACGTACAAAACACCGACGATCTGCTTCGCTATTGCCAGCAACTGGATGCCGGGCAATTGCCGGTGTGTCGTGGCTGGCGTTGCGAAGCGCAGGACCAGGTCAGCGCGAGCGTGACCGAGCAGCTTTCCTGTGACCTGGAGCTGGACATACCAGCCATCGAAGCCCGTTTCGGCCTGGTGTTTCGCGAGCACTTCGCGTCTGTCTGGCCGTTGCTGGAAGCGTTGCATGATCAGGGATTGATCGAACTGACGAGCCGGTTTATCGGCATCTTGCCCGCCGGGCGCTTGAACGTGGATGCGATCTGTAACCTGTTCGACCCGGCACCGGATGAGGCAAGCCCACACGCTTTTGAAAAGTTGAACCCTTCATGA
- a CDS encoding CopD family copper resistance protein yields the protein MSYPLFLTLHLFAALVFIGTVFFEVLFLESIRKQLPTKVMVLLEQGISRRARQLMPWVLLVLFGAGGGMVWLRYWPALSSPLQSSFGVLLGLKILLAGSVLGHFLWAMWLFKRARMNARYVHIIHVSVFLHMVAIVLLAKGMFYITW from the coding sequence ATGAGTTATCCGCTGTTCCTGACCTTGCACCTGTTTGCCGCGCTGGTGTTCATCGGCACGGTGTTCTTCGAGGTCCTGTTCCTGGAAAGCATCCGCAAGCAACTGCCCACCAAGGTCATGGTGTTGCTGGAACAGGGCATCAGCCGGCGCGCCCGGCAGTTGATGCCATGGGTGCTGCTGGTGCTGTTCGGCGCGGGCGGCGGCATGGTCTGGCTGCGCTATTGGCCGGCATTGTCGTCGCCGTTGCAGTCGTCCTTCGGCGTGCTGCTGGGGCTGAAGATCCTGTTGGCGGGCAGTGTGCTGGGGCATTTCCTCTGGGCCATGTGGCTGTTCAAGCGCGCCCGCATGAACGCCCGCTACGTGCACATCATCCATGTCAGCGTGTTCCTGCACATGGTGGCGATCGTGCTGCTGGCCAAGGGCATGTTCTACATCACCTGGTAA